The Onthophagus taurus isolate NC chromosome 6, IU_Otau_3.0, whole genome shotgun sequence region TGCAGGACTATGTTTAGCCCAAGAAACCGCAACCAACGTGTTGATATGTAAATTCAGTTACGAACAAATCGAACATTAACATAACATGCGATCGCATCCGTATTATTTATTCTAAGAGGTAAcatgttattattttctcGTTTACCCCTTCGCGTTACCCATACAAATCCAAAggaatttaatacaaaattaaattaattgagacACGATTTTATAAATCCCCTatataacttaaataaaaggaaggatggatttgtttttgttgggttaaaaataacttaacgGTATAACAAGCTGcagtaaacaatttttagaaaaaaatgacCCGCAACTCGTAAATTggaagaattaaaattcaacgaccataaaaaatccaattaaggtataaaatgaaaacaattaaattgattttttatgatattattgttaaataacaaagaaatgTACACTTGAAGCGTATGCAAATAGATCTCGTTCATAACacacaatttaaatatttatttagtattcaACGGATGTACATTTAACTCCTTTATAACTCGAGAGCTCAATATCGCAGAATTCTAGGTATTGTTCGAGTGTCCGAGCGGTCTGTTTATGCTATTATAGGggaattttgaattattcatAATGCAGCTTTAACGTCGACTTGCTTGACTGAACCGGAAGATTGAATATTCATCGAAAATTCCATCGATGTTTCTAATTAAGaacgaaattgttttaacataataatttataaaattaacaactaAGTTAAACAAAGTTAGTGGTATAaaggttgacatttttaattaacaccatCAACCCAAACagcttaataatttaaaaagtttcttaTCCTCCATACCGAAGCTGTGATTAAAATACATATTCCTTCACGTGACTCACCTCTAATTTTAATCAAGAACTTCATCACCGTGTGCCAGATTGAATTGTTTATGTATAGAAAAGGCGTGATGGTATAAAGGTTGCAAATGCATCAACAAaagatttttgtaataagATCCGGAGTATTACTTTGCGTTTGGGATCATTTGAAGTTGGTTTGGAGTTGGATTCAGTAGTTTTTGAGTTAGATTCACTTGTTTTGGAGTTAGTTTGTATTGGTTTAGAGTTGAATTCGTTTGCTTTtctttgaggttaggttattttgCTTTGCAATTAGCTCGATTCCTTTTTAGGGTTGCGTTAAATTCTCAAAGGTTTGGAGTTACGTCACATTGTGGTTGAGTTGACGTTCTTCAACACCTGATATATCCAAAACAACAGCTTTTGATGTATTCTGATACTTGATACACCAAGAATTActgtttttgacatttgataTATTGAGAATAAGTAGTTTAGACATTCCTCGACGATTGACACATCAAGAATGAGAGTTATTGCAACCTTTGATATTTTTCATACCGGTAATAAGAGTTGTTGACATtctgcaaaattttatttatccgGAACAAGAGCTTTTGAGGTCTTCTGACACTTGATATGACTGAGAATAAGAATTTTAGACATCCCTCAAAGCTTGACATATCAAAAACGGGAGTTTTTGACATTCTTCGACACTTGATTCATCAGAAACAAGAACTTCCGAAGTCTACTAACAGTTGAATAACcaataactattatttttgagaaataacaaATCATACTCAGGTGTTACTAGCACTTGGTATCAATAAAATATCACGAAGTTgtgtttttgacatttcataCACTGAGAAGGAGAATTTTAGACATCCCTGAACTTTTGACATGTCAAAACCGAGAGTTATTGCATCCTTTTAAACTTCATGTATCAATAATAAgagtttttgacacttttcaaaatttgatttatccAAAATAAGAGTTTTTGTGGTCTTCTGACTCTTGATATATCAAGAATTATTGGTTTTGACATTTGATACACTGAAGAACAAGAATTTTAGATATCTTCTCTCTCTACCTTCAATAACTCTATCGATCCTTAGCCTCCCTCATTCATTTCTGAACCCAAGTATATCCTGTGAAGCAGTTGCTTCGGTATTCTTCCCTCCTTCACCTTGTCCAAATGTCTTGCCTattgcaatatttggatcttgATGTACTCTGAGAGCATTGGCTCCTTGTAGTAGCTGTATACTTCTACCACTTTTCACATTCATAAATTTAAGCAATTTGAGTATTTTAGTGCTATTAATGGCATATTGCAAGTCATGTATTACATCAGTAATGTAATTTAGAGAATGTGTGGTTGAGCAGTTAAGGTTTTACCTCAAtagtttctttttctcaaaacttagGTTGATAAACATTCTCCTAACAACTTAGAAAACCTAAATGAAGTAATTTGCATTGAATTTCGCCTCGTACCATTCAAAAGCATTTATGTTTTAAGCAATAATGTattcaatgattttttaaatgttatacgCTTCTTACAAACTAGATGGTCCATGGGAAAAGTTTAATCGTGTGAGATACAATCGACCTTCATTACTTCGTGGAGGAGCAATTTGGCATCAAAAAACCTTGATTCTTAATTGAAACATTTCTAATTCgattttataattatctttcaataaaaaagatgtttctttaattaacaGATTATATCAATCAAATGGTTGTTATTACCAAGAAGAAGTTATGGATCTTGAATGTTATGACAAGAAGGATAACATCCAGAACATTGCAGTAAGGACACTACAAAGTATTTCATGATAAAGCACAAAAGAGTCAAGATGATTAGCAAATAAAGACATCAAGGAGGAAAGaatagataaataaatttaacaaggTCAGTATCTTTATATGTTAACATTAAATAGTGAAGGTGATTAAACAACTTAAAgtattcttgagatattaaataactcaattgcattttaaaaaatacattctTGCATAATAATACGTTTTCGTTCAAGTTTAAACGTATAATTGTCTATATACTAAACATAGATATTGAACAACTTTCAGCCTTTCAATTGCGACTTGAACCATTCTTGGTATGCAAGTATCTTATTGATACAGTGTAAaccttttaaagttaaaagagAAAGGATctaaatactaataaatttgttgttgttttttttattggaatcCATCCCAGGATTAAAACTTGTAACTCATTGAGCACTTGTTATGCACGTAACgccaattattttttaaatgttagaTACCTCAAGGTTACTGATATCTATATACACTTATTTTCTACTTTCCATaagtaaatatcaaaaaatagttGTGGTAAATtgctaaaacgtgatatatacttgataaatttaaatttaaaacgaatttaaaaaaatccagtTTGGATTTCTTGGTATTTAACATTattggaatttttttttgggaagTACCAGTTCAAATGGCACAATAAAATTCGACTTtctagtgcaataaaaaccgATACggtttattttaagatttacGCTTTTTACCAAACTTTCCCATTTTCTTTGCTTTCtcttcttcataaaataagatATCATCTTACAACAActagaaagaaaaattattttatacctGACTGCTATGAGCTATCTCCATATTCGATGTTCCATTTGAATGACGTGAAGgcattctttattaaaaaataatcaccccacaacaaaattaaaaaaaaaactttaaatcacaaaaatttaaaaacatcaatttaaaaaattactaattatttttcattaatttgaattaaacttaatataaattttaatttattgtttttattacttcATATTTAGAGACCAATCAAATTCACAACCTATGgctatttaaaactatttcgaACCGTTTTAAACGAGCGCGGTTTCTTACTCGTTCGGGTTTCAAGCGAACACTGTATTGGATCTTGTTGAATATCTCAATGTCGTTTTTGTATTGTTGGTGTGCGCAGAGAGGAAGGTGGGGCCACGTTCACTTTACAACCTGTTAATTCTACTTCAGAAAGTTAAATGTAACTCTTCGTTCAacaccaaaaatgtttttatcataatttatatagtataaaaattatgattataaatttttaattccttGTAGAGTTCGATTAAAAAAAGCAATCTTAACACATTGTAGAAAgttaacaaagaaatttatttaaataaataattcaaatcacgaagtgaatttcacttaccTCAATGTACTCattgttttcttcaaaacaCTCTGAATAACAATTATCCTCGTCAGTTTTTAGTCGCGtgtaattgaattttttcctaaataattttacactttttaagGATAATTCTAAACCCGCTGAGAACATCTCCCAGCATTTCTAAGCCAGAAAATGAATCAACGAAGAGCTCTATTGGCTTTTACTCGTTTAATGCACTTTCTCTTAAAACGTCTTGCAAAAGACCGTTTTAACCCGATCTTAAAGCCAaggttgttttaaaacatacCAAGTCAAACGATTTTCAtgtattatttgaattataatTAAGTTGTTGTTGTTAatgtgttaatttaatttaaaaatttataataaataagaatattaaaaaaaaataatgatcaAATATGAACTAATTCGAATAAATAAGAATTTGATTAGGagtaataattaaatctaattaaattattctttgttgtttagaatttaacttttaaaaaaagtaaaatatatagggttgATTTAGTAGGCAaccattttaacaaaaatctgTTATCCATAAAATGGCGTTAGTTAACAGACTGTTTAGCGGGATGTGGTAGTTCTcttagattttattaaaatttaatattatttataattaataagtcgcaaacatttaatttcattttttatctatatcaacaaaattattttttttttgtaatgttgttACATCTGCCCCACCAACAATCCATAGATAGTAACTAACTTCACATTAATTATACTTGTCAAAATAACTTTAAGCAAACCACGTGTGTAAAAATACGTTTAGCGGCATTTTTACCACGTTTTTTTCGATAATTCTATTTCAATGGCGATcgatttagataaaaaaatccTCAGGCAAATCGAATATTATTTCGGCGACATCAATTTGCCCCGCGATAAGTTTAtgcaagaaaaaattaaagaagatgAGGGTTGGGTCGGTTTAGACGTGCTTCTTACGTTTAAACGATTAGCAAGTTTAACAACTGACGCCGAAAAGATCGCGAACGTTATTAAAGAAAGTGAGAGCAAATTAATCGAGGTAAGTGaagacttaaaaaaattaagaagaaaCCCCGAAGTACCGCTTCCAGAATTAAATGAAGAGCGGCGTAAAGAGTTAATGACTCGTACAGGTTTGTTTAATCACGTAAATCTTTTAGgaatcaatttaattaatattaatttttgttttagcaTATGCAAAAGGTTTCCCGTTAGATGAAATCTTAGATAACATCAATGAATTTATGAAAGATCAAGGCGATGTTGAATCGGTGCAAATGCGTACTTATAAAGACCCAAAAACTTCAGAACACAAATTTAAAGGatcttgttttattatttttaaagatattgatgaatgtaaaaaatttgttgaatctGAAGGCATAAAATATAAAGAGaaagatttattaagaaaGATGCAACAAGATTACATTGAAGAAAAACGCAAAGAAACTGAAGAAcgtaaaaatagaaaatcaaaaaagaaagatcAAAATAATCAAGATGAAGACAAAAATGACAATAAAAAGTTCCAAAAAACGTTGGAGTTTCCAAAAGGAGCTGTTGTACATTTCAAAGGAATTAAAGAAGGGGAGACATTAACTAGAGAAGAAATTAaggataaaattaaagaattaacaGAGATGGAGGCTAAATTTCTCGAATTTAGTAAAGGGGATGTTGAAGGACACATTAGAATGAAGAATGAAAACGATGGGGTAATTGTTTGTGAAAAATTGGAGGGTAAATTAGACATTGGTGAAATCAAGTTGGAATTACGCGTTTTACAAggtgaagaagaagaggaatatttaaagaaaactgtTGCTTCAGTTTTAGATATtagacaaaaacaaaaagggcGGAAAAGAAAGGGTCATTTCGGTGGAGATGGTCCAAAATACAAAAGGAAATAACTATAATTtaagtttcatttattataagtaaaaattataaatttactattaaataaagttactcgattcattaattaatatttgttcatTAGTtttaggtgtagtgttagttctagttttatattaGCACTCCTATTATGTgcaatgtattaattaattaccctACTTGGCGTCATCATTACgagtatgcaaccaacatcacAGTATACGTGATTTGCGtgcaatactgtgatattggttgcatacttgcaacgATGACATCGGGTATGATAATTAACAAACTGCAAAACtagatttagccgcacgtctctaaaaacggctaaatccgaatgattctaggtgtagtgttagttctagttttacactttcaCTGTAACTTGTAAAcagaccgaaaactagaagcattcggatttagccgcacgtctctcaagacggctaaacccgaatgattctagttctaggtcttgtgttagttctagtaatagtgtaaaactagaactaccactagACCTAGTAATTAaggataaaattaaagaattaacaGAGATTGAagctaaattatttattaatatcatcaaattttaaaactatttgtgTTAGTGCTGACGTAGATGTCCTTCctgaaaaatttatatcgcCCTTAATCGGCAACGAAAGACAGCTACTGCTACTAACAGATAACGATTTACTTCCCAACGAAGGTAAActcaaattattttctaaaaacaaattttcaatcGTTGGAGATTGAGCTTCATTTTCGTTTGCTAAAACGGCAATTTGATGAAGAGTTTGTTTATTCGCACCATCGAATTGCTTGATTTCCAAATTtctctaattaaaataaaggcGTTTTAATTAAgccatattaaaaataattttatattataccaAAGTCCTCTCTGAATGTTGAtttgatattattttctttttatacgTTTTTACattgtgtaaaattttggcaaatttttcattatattcGAGTAATTCACGTTTTACGTTGAGATATATACTTTCTAATTCTTCACGATGTTTAAGTTCCACTTGAAATTCTTCGCGTTTCTTGTCCAGTTTGTTTTGCGtatctattttaaaatattttggtgataataaataattcatgtTGAAAATTATGTTCCATGTtgaaataatgatttttacaaacaaattaataCTGCTTCATTGTTTTAGGATACTCAATTGGAATGGAATCAAGATAAATCAAGTTTCATCTGAAACACTAACATATCAAAAGTATAAATGGAACTTTATATGATATCAGACAAATAGGAATCCGCCAAAAACTAACGCAGGTAGCAGTGATGACCATTGTCATCATACAATATCCGATGGTTTTGAGATATGGAATGGTGTGAGATAGGGAGGTGCACTGTCGGCGCTAATGTTAATGTTTAATTGACTTACACTGTGCCATTGGTGACTTCGAAAACAGAGACAGCATAATGATAAAGTCATTTCAAATATGCGTATGATGTATTGATAATGGCCATAAATTATGAGAAGCTATGAAGATAACCTGAAGTGAACAGAGGTTAAGACCTGAAACTATAACAGTAGGCGAATATACTTTCGAGAATTTTCATGCATTCAAGTATCTAGGTGTAATCTTTATACGAGTACAAGAATAGAAGACTTAATACAAGCTGCAAGCAGATGTTACCATGTGCAGTAATCAAAGAACATATCTAGGTGAGGATGTATAAGATCTTGGTCAGATCAGTTTTAACTTACGAAGCGCAATCTGACGGAAGCGAACATTTGAACCACTTATAGAAGCAGATACTGGCTGGACACATTATCAGAAAAAGCTGCAAGCATAGCTTTTAGATCAATCATGGCAGATAGAAGAAGTAGAGGCAGGCCCCATACGAGATGGAAAGATAGAATGAATAATGATGGGTCGCTGAAAACCGGATGGATTGGAGACGATAATGGAGAAATCCACTAGCGCTAAAAGAAGCAGAATAAGATGTGAAATCataccatttaattttttttgcatccCCTTAAACACCCTCTTTCGTTCCTTAAacacatcaaattttttaatagtttcatcTTCCATTTTCATAATATCCGATTCATTCCGATCGATTTCCTCATGTTTGGGCATTAACGTCCTTAAAAACACATCGttcgttttattaacaacatGAAGAGTATTTTCCATAGCTTGAAGTTCTTTTTCGGTTATCtcaatttttcgttttaaatctTCGTGCTCATCCTTTAACAATACCCGTTGTTCCTCTTCTTTCGTTCTATATTCTTCCATCGATAAAGGTTCCCCGTCTTCGCAAGAACCCAGCACCGCAAGTGCTATGTGATGCTTCTGTTGAAATTGAGTAACTCGAAGTTTTTTGGAATTGATGTCAGCTTTTAATCGACTTCGAGTTTCCTCTAAATTCTTTTTGGATGCTTCTAAGATTTGACAGTGGGtgttaatttcaatttcgCGTTCTTTTAGTGTCTagaaaaaaggatttttattatgttgttTGGTTAAGTTAGGTGAATTAATACGGTTTCTAAGAATAATTTGAATCGTTGTAAATCGTATATGTTATCGACTTCTTTGGTTAAAGCTTTTTCTAATTGGGAAAGTTTTAATCGCAACATATTCATGTCAACAtgcattttttgaattttcattttcataatAGCCGTTTGTTTGACGCCCCCTTCAAAAAGCATTTTCTCGTCTTGTAGCTTACTTTTTAGGCgatctaatttttttgcatCCTCTATTTTATGCATGGTAAGTCTTCTCATTTCctcttcaacttttaaaacttgattctttaaaaaaattcttttctctCTGTGAAACCCCaatcttttttcaaattcttctATTTTCTCATCCATTACTTCTTTGTCTTCCTTTTTCTCCGAGGTACCTTCAAGAtctgatattttcaatttcagtTGGTATTTATAGTAAGCTAAGCGATAACTCATTTCGGTTTGTAAGTAAACGGTTTTCATTACATGGTTAACCTTGTTATGAGCATTTCGAATCGTCAATAAAGTTTTAggaatttgtaattttatttttgtcgtTTCATCATTGATTTCTTTCAAACCATTTCGGTTCTTGAGAGAGACGTCTTGagatttattaatatctttggttaatattttataaagcatttcttcgtttttaattaaatcgtgGAAATGTTTTGCTTTATCTGTTGCTGTTGttgaaattgatttaacttttaacAGTTTTATCTCTAACTCTCTGATGGTAGTTAATGATTTTTGAAttgattcattaattttattcatttggtttttataatttttgttttcttttcttgcaCGTTCCAATTTAGTTGAAACGATTAAcaaagttgtttttgttgtgGTAAAATTCACGTTTACttctaaagtaaatttagTACTATCTTGTAATTCTTTTCTTGCGCGcgaatttaaaacgtttaattcGGCAATTTCATTCTCCATCTCTTTGTTGTGGTATTCTTGTTGGTGAAAAAACGATTCTTCTTCATTTAACATTTGTTCGCGTTCTCTTATGCATTCCTCGATTTGTTTTATATCACATTTAAATCTAGAAATTTCTTGGTCCcgttttctcaaatttttaacaGCATTTTGCCaacgcttaattaataattttttttcgttttcttgcTCGCAAAGTATTACATTGGTTTTATGTTGCATGCTGAGATAATTTGCGATTGCTGCATTGATTTTCTCAgctttttccaatttttctgtTAAACATGATTGCAATTTTTGTCTTCGAGCTtccaaagtttttaatttgcGCGCATCTAATTcggaatatttttttagaacatTCTCATCATTAAGTTGTTCTTCGACACACTCCTCCGTGGATTTATTAGCTTCAAGATCCCAATTAAAGACAACCTTAGCTTTCTCGATTCTATTCATAACTTTACTCAACTCATTCCTTTTCTCATCATTTCTTGCCCCGATTTCCTCAATATGTTTTCTCACCCCTTTTATATCCTGGTCAGTTTTCTCATTTTcacactttaattttaaatatttatgtttttccgTTTTAATTTGGCGATCATAATCCATTAAAAGTTTCTCATTTTGCTCAGATTCCtctttaatgaattttaaatgtttctcataagctttaaatttatttgtttcattctcaaatttctttttaaacgcTTCTCTTTGATTCAGCAACTTTTGAAATTCCAACATCAATCcttgattttctttattagCTATGGGAATATTAAAACCTTTGTTCCAGCCGATTTCGTTTAAAACCTCATCCATATTTAAAGCCATTTTTAACCggacaattaattaaaaaacgcgtacaaaaaaatgattacaaattaattaaaatggttGTGTAAACAAAAAACCATCCCCATTAATTAAACGCAACCCTTCCTTAAAACAcgtacaacaaaaaataattatacgtttaaaattgacattatatgttaataaaatgtttggtTGCCATAACGGCTtccttatatttttagaaaactctGACTGTGTGGATATACGCAACAGTTTGGAGTTTAAATTTAGGTTTTCTCTCATGGTCTTGAGTTCGTTTCGTATGCCATCAATGTGTGATTGAAAATTCGCTTTTATTTACACCTAATTGAGGGATATCACCATCATTTTTTGTGGTGATTTTGTCTTTTTAAGTAGTGGAAATTTATAAGAACACATTGCTAcgagctttattctaaaaataagtCACTATTGTTTATTTCAACATCAGTGAATTAACCTTCAGGTAAGTTTCTTGATTATATAtagtaacataaaaaatttaaaggtaattaaagcataattataaaacttatttGAAAGTTTTTAGAAACGAAATATTCGTAGAATATCCTGTAATAATGTAGTAGTTAAATGAAACATTAACTTTGTATTAGCTGTGGTTGGTGTTTGTAATGATTAGAAAACTTCAACATTCTATAAAATCACAAGGAATTTTTTTCTGCTGGATATCCTGGATAATCTGTTTGCTTTTATGTTCTATTTTTAACCCTAatggaagaaaagaaaatctgGAAGAAATTAACTTACTAATTGAGAAATACTTAACATGTTTGTTAGCAGGGTTGCATAAGCAGCTTGTCACTTTTTATACACTGTGTACATAAAGTATGGAATCACTTCGATAAAAATCGGGGATAGCGACTTTTATTTTCAGCTGTAGTTTACGAGTTACCGCCTCGGCAGCTTCGCTGCTTCGGCTTAAATCTAAcacatttatgttaaaaaattaagttctctctactgcctcggcagcttTGCTGGTTCGGCTTAAAGCTAAcatattatttgtattaaaaaaaggcTCTGATGCCTTCTTTTACAATCAAATACTCTCTACTGCCTCAGCAACGCAGCTGCCTCGGCTACGATATGACATATTAATATCGAAATAACGACTTTTATTTTTGCTGTAGTTTATGAACAACTGCCTCGGCAGCTTCGCTGTTTGGGCTGCGATATAACATATTAATATCGAAAGAACTACTTTTATTTTGGGTGTAATTTACgagctactgcctcggcagttTTGCTGCTTCGGATTGAGACtaacatatttttgttaaaagaaGGCTCTGATGCCCTCTTTTACAATTGAGTATACTCTACTGCCTCAACAGCACAGCTGTCTCGGCTGCGATATAACATGTTAATATCgaaataacgatttttattttcgctgTAGTTTAGgagctactgcctcggcagcttCGCTGCTTCGACTTAAAACTAACATATTATTGTGGGAATGGAATCGGGCAGTGTCGACTGTCGTCGGTT contains the following coding sequences:
- the LOC111427731 gene encoding la protein homolog, coding for MAIDLDKKILRQIEYYFGDINLPRDKFMQEKIKEDEGWVGLDVLLTFKRLASLTTDAEKIANVIKESESKLIEVSEDLKKLRRNPEVPLPELNEERRKELMTRTAYAKGFPLDEILDNINEFMKDQGDVESVQMRTYKDPKTSEHKFKGSCFIIFKDIDECKKFVESEGIKYKEKDLLRKMQQDYIEEKRKETEERKNRKSKKKDQNNQDEDKNDNKKFQKTLEFPKGAVVHFKGIKEGETLTREEIKDKIKELTEMEAKFLEFSKGDVEGHIRMKNENDGVIVCEKLEGKLDIGEIKLELRVLQGEEEEEYLKKTVASVLDIRQKQKGRKRKGHFGGDGPKYKRK
- the LOC111427727 gene encoding coiled-coil domain-containing protein 39-like, whose protein sequence is MALNMDEVLNEIGWNKGFNIPIANKENQGLMLEFQKLLNQREAFKKKFENETNKFKAYEKHLKFIKEESEQNEKLLMDYDRQIKTEKHKYLKLKCENEKTDQDIKGVRKHIEEIGARNDEKRNELSKVMNRIEKAKVVFNWDLEANKSTEECVEEQLNDENVLKKYSELDARKLKTLEARRQKLQSCLTEKLEKAEKINAAIANYLSMQHKTNVILCEQENEKKLLIKRWQNAVKNLRKRDQEISRFKCDIKQIEECIREREQMLNEEESFFHQQEYHNKEMENEIAELNVLNSRARKELQDSTKFTLEVNVNFTTTKTTLLIVSTKLERARKENKNYKNQMNKINESIQKSLTTIRELEIKLLKVKSISTTATDKAKHFHDLIKNEEMLYKILTKDINKSQDVSLKNRNGLKEINDETTKIKLQIPKTLLTIRNAHNKVNHVMKTVYLQTEMSYRLAYYKYQLKLKISDLEGTSEKKEDKEVMDEKIEEFEKRLGFHREKRIFLKNQVLKVEEEMRRLTMHKIEDAKKLDRLKSKLQDEKMLFEGGVKQTAIMKMKIQKMHVDMNMLRLKLSQLEKALTKEVDNIYDLQRFKLFLETTLKEREIEINTHCQILEASKKNLEETRSRLKADINSKKLRVTQFQQKHHIALAVLGSCEDGEPLSMEEYRTKEEEQRVLLKDEHEDLKRKIEITEKELQAMENTLHVVNKTNDVFLRTLMPKHEEIDRNESDIMKMEDETIKKFDVFKERKRVFKGMQKKLNDTQNKLDKKREEFQVELKHREELESIYLNVKRELLEYNEKFAKILHNVKTYKKKIISNQHSERTLRNLEIKQFDGANKQTLHQIAVLANENEAQSPTIENLFLENNLSLPSLGSKSLSVSSSSCLSLPIKGDINFSGRTSTSALTQIVLKFDDINK